The nucleotide window CAGCGATTGCCTGGCCGGTGGACGCAGGCAGCGCGATCGTAAACCTGGTGCCGGCGCCCGGCTGGCTTTCGCACGCGATCGTGCCGCCATGCGCCGTGACAATCTCGCGGACGATCGCCAGGCCCAGGCCGGTGCCACGCCCTCCGCTGCGGCCGGGAACCTGAAAAAACCGCTCGAACAGCCGCGGCAAATGCTCGGCAGGAATCCCGACTCCGGTGTCGGACACGCTCAACCTGACCGTCGACCCGACCGCCTCGGCGGCGAGCACGATCCGCCCGCCGCAGGGCGTGTACGTGATCGCGTTGTCGACGAGGTTGTCGAGCGCATGGGAGAATCGCGGCACATCGACTTCGACCATCGGCAAACCATCGGGCGCATCTACTTTGATCGTGATCTGCTTGTCTTCGACGCGCGGCCGCACCACGTTTGCCGCCGCGTGCAACAGATCGGCCGGCGATTGCACGCGGAGATCCAGCCGTTGTCGTCCGCCCTCGAAGCGCGTCAGGTCGAGCAGATTGTTGATCGTGGCCAGCAAGCGTTCGCTGTTTTCGCGAGCGTCGATAAGAAGCTCGGTTTGCTTCGGCGTCAGCGGGCCGGCCGCTTCTTCCAGGAGCAGGTGCACTGCCAGGCCGATGCTCGTGAGCGGCGTTTTCAACTCATGGCTCACCGTGGCCACGAGATTGTTCTTGACCTCATCCAGCAATTGAAACCGGGTCACGTCTTGAAGCAATACGGCGGCGCCGAGCACATTTTCCTGCGGATCGCGGATGGCCATGATTCGCGGCAAATACCTCCTTGGCCGGCCGTCGCAAGGAATCGTCACCGCCGAATTGAACCCTTCGGGCAGATAATCGCCGCGACGGCTCATTACGTCGTCGAGCGGCGCCCGCAGCGATTCCGGAGGCTGCCAGGGGACCAACACTTGTGCCTCGGGCGCCGGCGGCGCGACGCCTAACAACCGTCTTGCGGCCGGATTTGCCATTTCCAACCGCCGCTCCGAATCGAGCACCACGACCGGATCGGGAAATGAATCCACGGTGGCTTGGCTCGTGCGCTGAGCGCGGAGCAGACGCGAATAACCGGTTTGCCGGTACAGCCGCAATTGCCGCCCCATCGTGTTGAAAGCGTTGGCCAGTTGGCCCAGCTCGTCGCTCGATGTGACGGGTATCACCTGGTCGAGATTGCCGGCGCCGATGGCCAATGCCGAATGCGTCACCGCCTGGATCGGCCGAAGAATCGTGCGAATCGTGTGAAACGCCAGGAGAAATGCGAGCACCACGGCGACGGCCATCCCGATCCCAAACCAGAACAGCGAATCGTCCGCCAATTTTCGCGACCGATGGCTGGCGTCGACCATGTTCGTTTGATTTAGATCGCGGATATTGCCCGAAACCGTTTTGATTCCTTGAAACGTTTGCAACAGTCCGGGCTGATTCGAAGTGCCGAAATAGAGCTGCCGTCGCCTGGTGTCGCCGAGAGCAAACGCGTAGTAGGTAGTTCCCTGGCGACGATATTGCTCGGTGAGCGATGTTAGCTGGTTGACCAGGTCCTGTTCACCCGAGAGCGTGACGTTTTTTTGCTCGGTGGTCAGCGCCTCATCGTAGCCTCGCCAACCGCGACGGTATTGCTCGAGCGACTTGTTTTCTTCGCCGGCAATCGCAAATTGAAACGATGAATCGATCCGTCCCAAGGCTTCGTTGAGCCGTTCCATTGCGACGACGCTGCCATAATTTTCCCGCAGAATCAGGGCAATGCTGCCCCCGACGCGATGCAAAAGCGTCGCCGCCGCGCCGCCCACGATGGCCAATAGGGCCAGCAAGGGCAGCAGCGTAAGCAAAATGCGGGAACGGAGAGTCATGCGATGCTGACAATGTCGAATGACGAAGCACGAACGACGAAAGAATGACGAATGACGCAGGTCGAATGACAACAAGCCGACGACCCCGGTCCGCCGGATAATACGACGTCCGGCGCAGGCGCCCATTCACGCTCTCTTTGGGATTTCGTCATCCGGTCGTTCGTCATTCTTTAGACATTCGGTCATTCGACATTCGTCATTTCTATTCACAGTCCGTAGCGTTTTCGCTTTCGGTAAAGCGTGCTCGGATCGATGCCGAGCACCGCGGCCGCTTCGTCCATCGTTTCGGTGCACCCGAGGATGCGGCGGATGTGCTCGGCTTCGAGTTCGTCGAGCGTGGCCCGGCCACCGACCTCCACCGCGGCGCCGGTCGGCGATGAGCCGATTTGTGCGGGCAGATCGGATAGGCCGACGTAATCGGTCGATGCCAGGATCACGCCTCGCTCGATGGCGTTGCGCAGCTCGCGAACATTGCCGGGCCAGCGATAGCGCACGATCGCGGCAATCGCTTCTGGTGTAAAGCTTTTCGCCGGCTTGACGCCGTGTCGCGAAAAGAATCGCAGCAGATGATTTGCGAGAACAGGAATATCGGCCCGGCGCTCGCGCAGCGGCGGCAGATCGATTTCGATCACATTGAGCCGGTAGAGGAGATCCTCTCGAAACGTGCCCGAGGCAACCGCTGCGCTCAGATCGCGATTGGTTGCCGCCATCAGCCTTACATCGCAAACGCGAGTTTGTGCTTCGCCGACGCGCTCATATCGTTTTTCCTGCAACAACCGCAGCAGCTTCGGCTGCAGCGCCAGCGGCAGCTCGCCGATTTCGTCGAGAAAGAGCGTGCCCCCTTTTGCGGCCGCGACCTTTCCGAGCGTGTCTTGCACGGCGCCGGTAAACGAGCCGCGGGCATGGCCGAATAGTTCGCTTTCCAACAAGTCGGCCGACAGGCTGGGGCAGTGAACCGTTACGAAGGGACCTGCAGCGCGCGGACTGCGGGCATGGATGGCGCGGGCCAGCACGCCCTTGCCGGTCCCGCTTTCGCCCCGCAGCAGCACGGTCGCTTCGCTCGCCGCGACTTTGAACGCCATTTCGAGCGCGAGCTGCATCACTGCGACTTCCGTCTTCAGATCGGCCTCGGGGACGACGCCCCTCACCTGCTCTTCGAGATCTTCCACCTTGGTCTGCAGGCGGTGCATGCGCTGCGAACGATCCAGCACGAGCCGAAGCTGCTGCGGAGTGAACGGCTTTGGAAGATAATCGAACGCGCCGCGGCGCATCGCTTCCACGGCCGTCT belongs to Pirellulales bacterium and includes:
- a CDS encoding ATP-binding protein; translation: MTLRSRILLTLLPLLALLAIVGGAAATLLHRVGGSIALILRENYGSVVAMERLNEALGRIDSSFQFAIAGEENKSLEQYRRGWRGYDEALTTEQKNVTLSGEQDLVNQLTSLTEQYRRQGTTYYAFALGDTRRRQLYFGTSNQPGLLQTFQGIKTVSGNIRDLNQTNMVDASHRSRKLADDSLFWFGIGMAVAVVLAFLLAFHTIRTILRPIQAVTHSALAIGAGNLDQVIPVTSSDELGQLANAFNTMGRQLRLYRQTGYSRLLRAQRTSQATVDSFPDPVVVLDSERRLEMANPAARRLLGVAPPAPEAQVLVPWQPPESLRAPLDDVMSRRGDYLPEGFNSAVTIPCDGRPRRYLPRIMAIRDPQENVLGAAVLLQDVTRFQLLDEVKNNLVATVSHELKTPLTSIGLAVHLLLEEAAGPLTPKQTELLIDARENSERLLATINNLLDLTRFEGGRQRLDLRVQSPADLLHAAANVVRPRVEDKQITIKVDAPDGLPMVEVDVPRFSHALDNLVDNAITYTPCGGRIVLAAEAVGSTVRLSVSDTGVGIPAEHLPRLFERFFQVPGRSGGRGTGLGLAIVREIVTAHGGTIACESQPGAGTRFTIALPASTGQAIAAPDSAVQHTNGARPQG
- a CDS encoding sigma-54 dependent transcriptional regulator, with translation MNVLLIDDDLSLRRSLRLALETLDHRVTEADSGDRAKQLLGHLVFDVAFLDLRLGLEHGLDLLPELLQLAPGLDVIVVTAYATIETAVEAMRRGAFDYLPKPFTPQQLRLVLDRSQRMHRLQTKVEDLEEQVRGVVPEADLKTEVAVMQLALEMAFKVAASEATVLLRGESGTGKGVLARAIHARSPRAAGPFVTVHCPSLSADLLESELFGHARGSFTGAVQDTLGKVAAAKGGTLFLDEIGELPLALQPKLLRLLQEKRYERVGEAQTRVCDVRLMAATNRDLSAAVASGTFREDLLYRLNVIEIDLPPLRERRADIPVLANHLLRFFSRHGVKPAKSFTPEAIAAIVRYRWPGNVRELRNAIERGVILASTDYVGLSDLPAQIGSSPTGAAVEVGGRATLDELEAEHIRRILGCTETMDEAAAVLGIDPSTLYRKRKRYGL